The genomic stretch CGATAAGACCCCTTCTCCCCCTTTTTGAACGGTTACCGGGACCCGGCGCAATTCTTATCCTCCGGCAGCCGGAAAGTACCCGCAAGGGAGCATGGATCGATGGCAGACGTCTATTTTGCCGCCCTCAGGGCACGGGGTCCGCACGAAAGCAAAATCGCGAAGATCCGCCGCCTCTTTGACGCGGCCGGGTTTGACGGGGCTATCCGGCCGGGGGATCTCGCGGCCGTCAAGCTGCACGTCGGGGAGCGGGGGTGCGACACCTACGTCCACCCGCTCTTTGCCCGGCAGGTGGTCGATAAGATAAAAGAGCGTGGAGCGCAGCCGTTTCTCACCGATACCGCCACCCTCTACGCCGGGAGCCGGGCCGACGCCGTCCGCCACACCGTCACCGCGATCGAGCACGGGTTTGCCTACGCGGTGGCCGGCGCCCCGGTCATCATCGCCGACGGCCTCACCGGCGGGTACTGGAGGGAGGTCGCCGTCGGCGGAAAGCACTTCGAACGCGTCCGGATCGCCGGGAGCATCCTCGACGCCGACAGCATGATCGTCCTCTCGCACGTCAAGGGCCACGATCTTGCCGGGTTCGGCGGCGCGATCAAGAACCTGGCGATGGGCTGCGCCCCGCCGTCGGGGAAGGCGGAGCAGCACGCGGGCCGGCCGTTCGTGGAGATCGAGCGGTGCGGCGGGTGCGGGAAGTGCACCACGGTCTGCCCCCTGGCGGCGATGACCCTCGCCGACGGGCGGGCGGTGCTCAACCCGGAGCACTGCGTCGGGTGCGGCGACTGCATGCGGTCCTGCCCGACGGGCGCGATCGAGTTCGACTGGACGACGGAGATCCGCCCGTTCATCGAGCGGCTCTGCGAGTACGCCCTCGGCGCCGTCCGCGGCAAACCCGGAAGGGTCGGCTACATCAACTTCCTCCTCAACATCACCCCGGACTGCGACTGCGTCTCCTGGAGCGACGCGGCGGTCGTCCCCGACATCGGGATCCTCGCCTCCACCGACCCGGTCGCGATCGACCGCGCGAGTTTCGACCTCGTCAACAGCGAGCAGGGGTTCTCCCGGACGCTGCTTGCGGGGAACTTCGCTCCTGGGGAGGACAAGTTTAAGGGGATCTGGGACTACACGGACGGCAGGTACCAGTTCGCCTACGCCGCCGGGATCGGGCTCGGGGAAGAGACCTACCGGCTGATCGAGGTGTGAGATGTCGACCGGTAGAGTTGTACTGCTCTGCGGGAGTCCCCGGCGCGAGGGGAACACCGCACAGGTGCTCGGGGAGTGCGCGAAGGTCCTCGAGCGCGAGGGTGTCGAGACCGAGACCGTCATGCTCGGAGAGATGCGTATCCTCTCCTGCACCGCCTGCGGGCTCTGCACCGAAGGGGAATGCTCCCTCGATGACGGCTTGAACGAGATCATCGAGAGGATCCGGGAGGCCGACGGGTTCATCGTGGGGACCCCGGTCTACTTCGGCACCGCCCGCGGCGACGTCACGGCGGCCCTGCAGCGGATCGGGATGGTCTCGATGTCGTCCGACTCCTTCCTCTCGCGGAAGGTGGGCGGCCCGATCGCCGTGGCCCGGCGGGGCGGGCATACCGCCACGCTCCAGGAGCTGCTGATGTTTTACCTCATCAACGACATGATCGTGCCGGGCTCGACCTACTGGAACATGGTCTTCGGGAGGACGCCGGGAGAAGCCCTGGGCGACGAAGAAGGGATGAGAACGGTCCGGCGGTTCGCCGAGAACGTGGCATACCTGATCAAGAAGTTGCGCTAGTGTGCAGCCCACTGACATCAACTCATGCGAAGTGCGAGGGGTGGGGCATCCGGAGTTTGAGAAGCCATCAGGTCTTCGAAGTGCGACCTCCCCTGTGGGGGGGAGCATGAGAAGCCATCAGGTCTTCGAAGTGCGACCTCCCCTGTGGGGAGGGAGCATGAGAAGCCATCAGGCTTCGAAGGGGAGTAACTCCCAACCAACCTGATCTTCGCGTTCTTCGCGGCTCGCACCTACGGTGCTCAAGCTCGCTGCGCTCGCACTTCGCGTGAGATAGTTGGGTTGAGCACCAAAACGGCCTCACGCGAAGGACGCGAAGCCGCGAAGAACGACAGGCCGAAGGGCCGGAGTTCGAGCACCGTCAGGTGCGAAGTGCGACGTTCCGTAGGAACGGAGCTTGAGAAGACCGGAGGTCTTCGAGGCGCGAACACAGTGAGCGTGAGCACCGAAGGTGCGGGAAAGGAGTTCGAGCACCTAACGGAGTTCAAGCAACCTGAAAGTCTTCAAGCACCGGTGCTCCGGAGAATAACCTTTTTCATCCTCTCCGATGAGGGATCAGTATGGATCTTTCGTCTGAGGCGATCGTCCCGGATGTCGCGGATACG from Methanoculleus chikugoensis encodes the following:
- a CDS encoding DUF362 domain-containing protein — protein: MADVYFAALRARGPHESKIAKIRRLFDAAGFDGAIRPGDLAAVKLHVGERGCDTYVHPLFARQVVDKIKERGAQPFLTDTATLYAGSRADAVRHTVTAIEHGFAYAVAGAPVIIADGLTGGYWREVAVGGKHFERVRIAGSILDADSMIVLSHVKGHDLAGFGGAIKNLAMGCAPPSGKAEQHAGRPFVEIERCGGCGKCTTVCPLAAMTLADGRAVLNPEHCVGCGDCMRSCPTGAIEFDWTTEIRPFIERLCEYALGAVRGKPGRVGYINFLLNITPDCDCVSWSDAAVVPDIGILASTDPVAIDRASFDLVNSEQGFSRTLLAGNFAPGEDKFKGIWDYTDGRYQFAYAAGIGLGEETYRLIEV
- a CDS encoding flavodoxin family protein, coding for MSTGRVVLLCGSPRREGNTAQVLGECAKVLEREGVETETVMLGEMRILSCTACGLCTEGECSLDDGLNEIIERIREADGFIVGTPVYFGTARGDVTAALQRIGMVSMSSDSFLSRKVGGPIAVARRGGHTATLQELLMFYLINDMIVPGSTYWNMVFGRTPGEALGDEEGMRTVRRFAENVAYLIKKLR